The following nucleotide sequence is from Macaca fascicularis isolate 582-1 chromosome 15, T2T-MFA8v1.1.
CTCCCGAATGCCAGGAGGCTACAGGTTCTGGTCTTAGGATTGGTGCCCATCCTGAGGGTGAAGAGAGGCCCCTGGACGGAGAACTGGAACCTTGCTCCCAGCAGGCTCATATGCCAGTGGAGTCCAGCCAAGGTCCCCATAGGTGCAGAGGGCAAGGGGCCTGTCCAGTGGCTGTCCATAGGGACAAGGCTGGGCCAGTGTGACCCAGCCACTCCTCGTTCACACCCGGGACAGGCTGGGCAGTGCtcgtctgtctgtctgtctgtctgtccatcaGTCTCTGAAAACCCCTTGATACTGGCACCAGGTGGGGTCGGGGTCGGGGGACAAAGCTTGGGGGCTCTGGGTGTGCTTCGAGGGGTCTCCTGGGGTTGGGGGCTCTCACTTGAATTGGACCCTCCGTCCCTGTGGCCAGCACCAGCTCAGTAGCCCCTGGACGGATACAGCAGCTGCCCTCCCCCACGGCGGGGGATTTGTTTCCCAGCAATAGGCGTGCTGGAGCTCCGGGTGCTGGCCACCAACTTCAGAGACTATGCCATCATCTTCACTCAGCTGGAGTTTGGGGACGAGCCCTTCAACATGGTGGAGCTGTACAGTGAGTGCGCCGTGCGGGGGCCACGCGGGGAGCTGTGTGGTGGGTGGGCCACTCGGGGCCTCATGCAGGCCAAGTTCCCCCACCTTGAGGGGGAGGAACTTGCACTGGAGGTGGCCTTGGAAGGGCCATGGCCAGCATCCCAGGGTAGGCGGTCTCCTCCCTGAcccttcccagcccctccctggTCCCTCCCTGACCCCTCCCCGGCCCCTCCCTGGCTCCTCCTTGGCCCcgccccagctcctccctggcccctccccagctcctccctggcccctccccagctcccccCTGGTCActccccctctcctccctggcccctccccaGCTCCGCCCTGGCCCCGCCCTGGCTCCTCCTttgcccctccccagcccctccccagctccccccagcccctccccggCTCCTCCCCGGCCCCTCCCCGGCTCCTCCCTGGCCCCTCCCCGGCTCTCAGAGGTTGCTCCCTCCTGCACTGCCCTGGTGCCCTTAGGTCGGAGGGAGGCAGCCAGCCAGGAGGCCATGGGACTCTTCACCAAGTGGAGCAGGGGCCTGGGCTTCCTGTCACAGCAGCAGGCCCAGCTGCAGAAGGACCGTGAGTGCCCACCGGAGATGCCATAGGGGAGGCTTGGGGCAAGTTCTGGTGCCCACAGGGCATGATGGGGTGGCACAGACCCTGGGGCTGATTCTGGCTTCTGCCTGACTCAGTCACTCTCAGGGAGTCAGGCAGGCTGAGGGGGTCTTCACCTGCCCCTGCCCACAGTCAGGCCTGGGGGCTGGTCCCCACAACAGACGAGTCCTGTGGGTGGGGCCCTGGGGGGCTCAGTCCTTTTTCACAGCCAGTCTTGCCTCCCCTTCTAGTCACCTGTGCTCACAAGATCCTCTCGGTAAGCCGCCGTCCTGAGCCTCACCCTGGGCTCccctgggggttggggtgggggaggccACCCTACGCACAGTGGGCGGGAGGACCCTCTGCCCAAGCCCACGGGTTCATGGCTCCACTGCCTCTAAGGTGGCTGAGGGTGTGGAGGGCGCCTCCGTGGTGGGCTGGGCCCCTCACACTTGTCTTGATTTTCAGTGAGTGCTGCGTCCCCAGCAGGGACAGCGCCCGCAGGGTCCTGTGACCCGGCCAGGGTCCGCCCATTTCGCTCAGCGGCTCCCAGGGCTCAGCTCCAGCTCAGAATAAAGCAATTCCACAGCAAACCAGGAGTGCTCTTGACTGGGGGCCAGCCGGGGATTGCGGGGAGGATGGCAGGGGTCGTCACCAAGGGCCAAGCCACAGAACCATAGAGCCAGCTGCAGAGAAGACGTGTGCCCAACCCAGTCCCTTGCCAGAGTCCCTCTGGGTCTTCAGACACCCAAATTCAGGTCCcggcttggaggtgggggctggtCGGGGGACACAGCCTGGGAGGAAGCCAGCAATGACGTCCACCAGGACCATGGCTGGGATGCCACAGGCTCCACAGATTGCCTAGGACAAGAGCGCGGAGGCTGGTGGGGCTCAGAGGGGCCCCTGACCCCCCAGGCTCAGGCTTCTCTGGGCTGGGGTTGTGGCTCTTGCCTGGGCAGGGACGGGGACCCCAGATGCCCGAGCCTGCAGGTCCTCCTGTGTTCTGTTGGGGTGTGGGGGGCTGCCTGCCGTGCTGGGAGAAGCACAGGCCGTGGGGGCCTGGGGGCTAGATGCGGGGCTGGGGACTGTTCGAGGCTCATGCTGGGGTGAGGTGAGGCGCACACAGATGCTTTGACCTGCAAGGCTGGgtatgcacacacgtgcacatatgAGCACatacccacacatgcacacacacacactcacgggCGCGGGCACACAGCCCCGGCCCACCCTTCGGTGCCTGCTCAGGTGCTGTGGTGCCAGGCCCTCAAGAAGGTGGCAGGGGCAGTGTGTGTGGCTGCCGCATGGTGCTCCCCACGTCCACATATGCCCCAGAAGGGCTACGACCAGCCCTTTGCCTGTCACCTGGGAGGCCTGGGATGAGGACCAGGGCTTAATGAGTCTCAGGGGCACAAACAGTGACTGCAGGCTGGGCACTGAGGGCAGGAGGGTCCTGGGGCCTCAGAGCGGCCTCTGTCTGCCGGGGCGGCCCAGGCCAGCAGTGACCACGGGGCGGAGCTGTGCGGGCTGCGCTGAGTGTCTGGGGGTGGTCCCTGGGCGGGGAGAGGGTAGCAGAGCCCAAGGTCACACCTGCTGCGTCCCTCCTCTCCCGACCCAGGCTGGTGGCTCCGGGGAGGTTTAAACACTGGCCTtggtggctgagggaggaggaggaggatgaggcaggggctgctggtgctggtgctggtgctggctGCAGGGTCCCAGGTGCAGGACTGGTACCCCAGGGAGTCCCACACCCTCAACTGGAACAAGGTGAGCCATGCGCCGCTGGTCCCTGAGCCGGGCACCGGCCCTGGAGCTGGAGGAGGCTCCTGCACAGTCTCCCGGTAGGGGCCCAGGAGCAGGGCTACCAGGAGTTCCAGGCACAGGCGATGCCCACCTGGcttctcccactgcagcctccagcacAGGGGCCCCGCAAGctgcagggcagaggcagggagccTCGAGGGGTTCAGGGGAGTCGGGGGT
It contains:
- the LCN6 gene encoding epididymal-specific lipocalin-6 isoform X1, with protein sequence MGGLLLAALLALVAVPRAQAVWLGRLDPKQLLGPWYVLAVASREKSFAVEKDMKNVAGVVVTLTPENNLRLLSSQHGLQGCSQSVTELLKRNSGWVFENPSIGVLELRVLATNFRDYAIIFTQLEFGDEPFNMVELYSRREAASQEAMGLFTKWSRGLGFLSQQQAQLQKDLTCAHKILSVSRRPEPHPGLPWGLGWGRPPYAQWAGGPSAQAHGFMAPLPLRWLRVWRAPPWWAGPLTLVLIFSECCVPSRDSARRVL